The genomic window CGTAGTTACAGTAAATACATAATTATTACTTGTAGTAACTAATTAACTATCAGAGTCAATTGTCTTAATAAAGCTAAACCCGTCAGACATCTGACGGGTTTTTTGGCATCTTGGGAGCAGAACTGATAATTTCATCTATCCATTGCCTGAGAGAATCGTTCTCTTCTCTCAGGCTGCTAATTTTCCCAAGTATTCATTTTGGAGTACAGCAACCTGTTGTTTTAATGTCTCTAAGTCCACTTGCATTTTGGCTAAATCTGGAGTTCCTTGGGATTCTTCAGCCAGGTAAGAACGAATCCAACCCATGATTAATTCTGAGGCTGTCTTGCCCTCAGTTTTAGCTTTGTCCATAAAAGCTTCCTTAGTCTCATCGTCCATTCTGACAATGATTTGATTGCCCAATTTTGTTGTTTGCCGCTTTACCATATTCCTTTCTGCTAGAAACTCTCAATCTGTAATAACTCTATTTACCTTAATTGTGGCGAATTTGGAAAATTTTGTAGTAACGCTCTTGTTTTAGTAATAACAAGTAGTTACACTATAGTAACAAGACAAAGGCGATCGCCCTCCGGGAAGAGACTGCGATCGCCTTTTATTCAACCCCATCAATGAGGTTACTCAGATGATTGTACAAGATGAATTTGACAACCAAGCCTCGGCTCAAGAAGAGTTTGAGGAATATGTTGACCACTTAGCTGACGCAGTAGCACCAGAAATTGAAATTGACTCAGTGCCAGATGATTTGGGAGAACTATATCGAGTTTGGAACGGTTCCCAACTTCTGGGAACTTTTTACCAGAATCTTGAAAGCAAATGGATAGCACAACCCTGTAATAGCAATAAAAGACACTGCTGTGACACTTCTGATTCAGCGCTGCTTTTGATTATTGCTGTTAACGGCTTACTGGTCGCAGATGTAGCCGCTTAATGGTTTTTCTCCTATCACCTAGAGACGTGCCTAACCTCACGTCTCTTTCTTAATTTTTGGCGTGTTTGTATTTTTTTGTAGTACTAGAAAGACAAATTTATACCCGTGTGTACTAAAACACTATAAACTAATACTCAGTATCTTTTTCTGATTTATGCTCTGCCTCAATACCGTAGTTGATAAAAAGAGCAGAAATGGAGATGTTCAGTGCTTTTGCAAGCTTTTCAATATTTTTGAGAGAAGGATTACGGGTTCCCGTCTCAATACTTGAGATGTAATTACGGTGAAGTCCAGCTTTTTCAGCCAGTTCTTCTTGAGAGTAATCTAGCTCTCGCCTCCTTCGTCTTATCGCCTTTCCAAAACGATATTCAATGTTGATGTTATTTTCCCTCACAGCCTAATTGTGAGGTAGTACCGATAATAAATCTACACATAATAAATGTAAAATTGCACACTATAAGTGTTATATTGAAGATACTGGTGTATTTAGTGAAGTTTAGAGAAGAGAAACCGCTATGAGCGTGATCACGATTCAATGTCGATTAGTAGCCAGCGAAGATACTCGCCGCCATCTGTGGCAATTGATGGCGGAGAAGAATACACCTTTGATTAATGAACTACTTAAACAGGTAAGAATACATCCTGATATGGAGCAGTGGTTGAAGAAGGGCAAATTACCAAATGGAGTAATCAAACCACTGTGTGACTTACTCAGTACTCAAGAACGCTTTGTTAACCAACCCAAGCGTTTTTACAAATCAGCTATTGAAGTAGTCGAGTATATTTACAAGTCTTGGTTGGCATTACAGAAAGAACGACAACAAAAAATCGAGAAAAAAGAGCATTGGCTCAATATGCTCAAAAGTAATGTAGAACTGGAACAAGAAAGTAACTTTAGTTTAAAGATTATTCGCGCTAAAGCTATTAAAACTTTACCGCGCTATATTGCTAAGGTTGAAGAAATTCATAAGCAAGATATTACAAATGAAAATGCAAATAAGCGTAAAAAAAGTAGAAGTAAAAACAATAATTACACACTATTTGACATTTTATTTAAGGCTTACGATAAAGCAAAGAATCCTCTTAATCGGTGTGTCCTCGCTTACTTATTGAAAAATAATTGTCAGGTTAGCGAAGAAGAGGAAGATCCTAATCGGTATGCTCTACGTCGTAGCAAGAAATTGAAAGAGATTGAACGTCTTAAAGAACAATTGAAATCGAGGATACCCAGTGGTCGTGATTTGACAGGACAAGAGTGGCTACAAAGCCTTTTAGTAGCAACCACCAATGTTCCTGAAAGCGAAAATCAATTTAAAATTTGGCAGAAACATCTCTTACAAAATCCTAGTTCGATGCCATTTCCAGTTCAATTTACAAGCAACGAAGACCTTATTTGGTCAAAAAATGAAAAAGGTCGTATTTGTGTTAGCTTCTCAGGTAAAGAATTCAATAATCATATCTTTGAAATTTACTGCGATAATAAACAAATTTATTGGTTTCAAAGATTTTTAGAAGATCAGAGCATTAAGCGCAACAACAAAGACCAGTATTCATCTGCTCTGTTTACTTTACGTTCAGGACGTATAGCATGGCAAGACAATAAAGGCAATGACCTTCCCTGGAAGATTCATCGTTTAACTCTTTATTGCAGCGTTGATACTCGCTTGTGGACGATTGAAGGGACTCAAGAGTTTAGGCAAGAAAAAGTAGACGAAATTACTCAAGACCTGGCGGACATGGAAAAAAAAGAAAAATTAAATCTACATCAGCAAAATTATGTCAAACGTCTTAACTCAACACTCACTAAAATCGATACCGCTTATCCACGTCCAAATCAAAACTTGTATCAGGGTAAAACATCAATTCTCATTGGTGTGAGTTTGGGTCTAGAAAAGCCTGCAACAATAGCTATTGTTGACTGTCCCACAAATAAAGTTCTTGCGTATCGTAGTGTTAAACAGCTACTTGGTGATAATTACAAGTTACTGAACCGCCAGCGACAGCAGCAGCAACATAATTCTCATGAACGCCACAAAGCTCAAAAAAGCAACACACAAATTAAGTTGTCAGAATTGGAGTTAGGAAAGCACATTGATAACTTACTAGCACAAGCAATTATCACGTTAGCTAAAAGTTACCAAGCTGGCAGCATTGTTCTACCCACAATGAAAAATGTACGCGAGAGCATCCAAAGTGAAATAGAAGCTAGGGCAGTGAAAAGATGCCCTAATTACAAAGAAGGTCAGCAACAGTATGCTAAACAGTACCGCCAGAGTATTCATCGTTGGAGCTACAACAGATTGATCGAGTGTATTCAGAGGCAAGCAGCTAAGGCAAACATTTCTATAGAACAAGGT from Nostoc sp. UHCC 0926 includes these protein-coding regions:
- a CDS encoding helix-turn-helix domain-containing protein: MRENNINIEYRFGKAIRRRRRELDYSQEELAEKAGLHRNYISSIETGTRNPSLKNIEKLAKALNISISALFINYGIEAEHKSEKDTEY
- the cas12k gene encoding type V CRISPR-associated protein Cas12k (Type V-K CRISPR systems have also been known as with the large Cas12k protein, has also been known as type V-U5, and Cas12k as C2c5.) is translated as MSVITIQCRLVASEDTRRHLWQLMAEKNTPLINELLKQVRIHPDMEQWLKKGKLPNGVIKPLCDLLSTQERFVNQPKRFYKSAIEVVEYIYKSWLALQKERQQKIEKKEHWLNMLKSNVELEQESNFSLKIIRAKAIKTLPRYIAKVEEIHKQDITNENANKRKKSRSKNNNYTLFDILFKAYDKAKNPLNRCVLAYLLKNNCQVSEEEEDPNRYALRRSKKLKEIERLKEQLKSRIPSGRDLTGQEWLQSLLVATTNVPESENQFKIWQKHLLQNPSSMPFPVQFTSNEDLIWSKNEKGRICVSFSGKEFNNHIFEIYCDNKQIYWFQRFLEDQSIKRNNKDQYSSALFTLRSGRIAWQDNKGNDLPWKIHRLTLYCSVDTRLWTIEGTQEFRQEKVDEITQDLADMEKKEKLNLHQQNYVKRLNSTLTKIDTAYPRPNQNLYQGKTSILIGVSLGLEKPATIAIVDCPTNKVLAYRSVKQLLGDNYKLLNRQRQQQQHNSHERHKAQKSNTQIKLSELELGKHIDNLLAQAIITLAKSYQAGSIVLPTMKNVRESIQSEIEARAVKRCPNYKEGQQQYAKQYRQSIHRWSYNRLIECIQRQAAKANISIEQGSQPIRDSPQEKARDLAIAAYHFRQNKS